GTGGGCGTTGGAGATTTGAGAAGAGTTGCTCCTAGTACGAGAGGACCGGAGTGAACGAACCTCTGGTGTTCGGGTTGTCACGCCAGTGGCATTGCCCGGTAGCTATGTTCGGACGGGATAACCGCTGAAAGCATCTAAGCGGGAAGCCTCCTTCAAGATGAGATCTCCCTGGGACTTCGAGTCCCCTAAAGGGCCCTGGAAGACTACCAGGTTGATAGGCTGGGTGTGGAAGCGTTGTGAGGCGTTGAGCTAACCAGTACTAATTGCCCGTGCGGCTTGACCATACAACAGAGATGGTTACTAACGATTACTGATCAGGAAAGTGATCAGGGATTGTGAGCAAGAAGAGACATACGTTCTTGCGGTGTATTACTACAGATTGTTTTACCGACTTATTTGGGGTTACCGTTGATCGAGAGATCATGCAAACGGCGGTAACAGGCAGCGCCGGGCAAGACATCGCCCATGAGACCACGCCAACCCAAGCCAGTTTGCCTGACGACCATAGAGTTGTGGAACCACCTGATCCCTTGCCGAACTCAGAAGTGAAACGCAACCTCGCCGATGGTAGTGTGGTGTTTCGCCATGTGAGAGTAGGTCATCGTCAGGCTTCTATGCAAAAGCCCTGATCGCTAACGCGGTCAGGGCTTTTTTTATTCCAGCCTGCCGATGACCTGCGGTCAGGTGATGGCACACATCCATGTGCGCCACCCTCCGGGCGACCTGAAGGTCGTCCCAATTTGCTCCGGGCAAATTGGTCAGGCTGGGTCGCCAGCCCGGTTCAAATAAAAGAAAGGGCCCCCCAATCGGGTGGCCCTTTTTTTATTTACGAAATTTAACCACGACCTGCTGCCTAGCATCATGAGAGTAGGGTGAGGAGCGGTCGCCACAGGCAACGCAAAGCATGCTTTGCGAATGACGAACGCCTCGCCACGGATGGCGAGGCAGGGGCAAGAGCGAACGCGCTAAAGCCGCGCCAGGACGGCAACACAAAAGTCCACCGCCTCAAAAAAACCGCGGCAGAAAACCATCGCAGTCCACGAAAATCCGCGCCGAAATAGTCTTTCCCTGCTGGCAGTCACGCCATAGGCAATCCCTGTAAAACACCACTAGCTGAATTCAAATCAGCCCATTCTGGTCTTGGTTACTACCAAAACTTCCTCTCACCCCTACAGCAAAAAACAACTCCAATCACCACACCATCAACTCCACCAATCCCCCCAAAAACATCCACACCCCACTAAAAAACACCGATGGTTTTTTATGCGCCATCCACCAACGGCACAACCACGGGCTTCAGCTCTGATATCCCGCAGTTATGCACAGCTCTGTCCAGCCTATCTGTGAGTAACACCACTGCCCACTCCAAAAGTGCCGGGTAGTAACCCGGGGCCTGAATAGCGTGGCAGTCTCAGTGATTATTCACGCGCGGGAGTATCGGTTTTTGCCCCGGTGCGACAGGAACTCCCGCAATAGAAATTTCACTACGGCCACTGTAGCGTCGGGCTCGTATGGAGCGTGGGCGGCGATCAAATACGGCGTTTTTTTATTCGCTAGTGGCAAATGGCACTATCATGGGCTCCGGCACCGATATCCCATTGTTATGCACAGCTCTTTCCAGCGAATTTGTGGGTAACGGCGAATACGCCACCAGCTTGCTGCGTCGCGCAAGTTTATGCACAGCATCCGCCGAGACTGTTGATAAAGTTACTCCACTGTTGTCTCCGCTCCCGACGTACTTGGGTTTCGGAAAGGTGTCGGCTGTTTCGCAGTGCGGTGTTTATTTAGGCGCTGGGCGTCGATGGCGATGGTAGGGGCTCTGACGTCGATATCCCCCTGTTATACACAGCTCTATCCATAAAATCTGTTGGTAACTGCGCTGCCCCATTGCCCCGGAGCCTGCCGCGCGCGGTTCCAAACAGACTGTCGGTTGTAGTCTGTGCTTCCTGCCAGCGCCGCGCGAAACCCGTACAATGGGACCCGCAATAATCCACAACTCAGACATTCACAGGGCGGTAATCCGCGGGCGTTAATTTCCATGCAACGAATCCAATCTTCTCTCAAACCCGACTTTTCCATGTCGCGAATAGCCATGGGGCTGTGGCGACTTGCGGGCTGGCAATACAGTGCACAGGAGACGGTACGCCTGTTGGAGCAGTTGCTGGAGCTCGGGGTCACGACCATAGACCTGGCAGATATCTACGGTGATTATCGCTGTGAGACACTGTTTGGAGAGGCGTTGAAGCTGAAGCCGGAGCTGCGCAAGGAGATGGAAATCGTTTCCAAGTGCGGTATCAAACTGATGGGAAGTGGCAACGACTATACGCTGAATCACTACGACAGCAGTGCTGCCCACATTACCGCCGCAGCGGAATCGAGTCTGCGCAATATGGGCATAGAGCAGATGGATCTGTTACTCATTCACCGTCCCGATCCACTCATGGATGCCGAGGAGCTCGCGGCAGCCCTCGACGCGTTGGTCGCCGATGGCAAGGCGCGGGCAGTGGGTGTGTCCAACTTTCTGCCACACCAGCAACGGCTGTTGCAGTCGCGCCTCTCCAGCCCGCTGGTCGTGAACCAGATTGAGGTATCGCTGCTGCACAGTGCACCAATGTTCGACGGCCAGTTGGACGAATGCCAGCGGGAGCGCGTGATCCCCATGGCCTGGTCGCCATTCGCCGGCGGCGGGCTGTTTACCGGCGATAGCGAAGCCGCACTGCGGGTGCGTGCTGCGTTGCAGGGGTTAGCGACAGCGCTGGATATGGAACCGCAACAACTGGCGCTGGCGTGGCTGCTGAAGCATCCGGCGGCGATGGTGCCGGTACTCGGCAGTGGCAGGATTGAACGGTTGCGCGCGGCGGTTGGTGCTCTGGAGAAACCGCTGCCGCGCGAGATGTGGTTCGAATTGTTACGCGCGGCTCGCGGCCGGGATGTGGATTAATCGCCGATCAGTGGCTGCGCCGGCGCCGGCAAGTCAGCCGGTGTAGGCGTTGTCGGGCACCAGGTCGTAATTCGCCGCGCCCAGGTCGAACTGCTCCAACGGGGCGAGTTGAATGGGCACTTCGTAGCGGCGCAGTGGCTGTTCTTCGCGCCAGTCCATCACCTGTAGTTGATCGCCTTCGACACCGTGCAGTAGCGTATCGAAAGCATTGATCGCGGCGGCCACGAGCGCCTGGTACTCGAGCGCGTCACCGAGCTTGATAAAACGGCTCTCGCCCTCGGCCTGCTCGATACGCAGCCAGCCGGCGCCGCGTTGACGGTTCGCCTCGCCGATTACCAGCGGGCCCTGACGGTCGCGATACAGCGCCGCCAGCTGTTCGTCGCCCTGCAGTTCCACCGGTGTGCCTACCCAGACCCACCCGGACAGGCCGATACGCGTAAGCTTCCATTCGCTGAGCCACACGGTCTGTTCGTCGTCGATGCGGAACTCACTGTACTCGCGCTGGCCGGGACGGCTCTCGAGCTGCAGTTCGGCGCCGGGATTGTGTTTGCGGAAATTGCTCAGCTGCTGGGTCATCTCGTAATTGACTTCCCAGTGTTTCCGCAGTCGCCACCGGATCGGGTACTGGCCCCACTCGACGATGTATTCCTCGCGCTCGCGCACCGTCTCCGCCACGCGCCAGAAGGCACCGTCAATCAGGATGCAGGTGTCGCCCGGACGACTGCCGGGGGCGATGATGCTGCATTCCGGCGAAGCCTCGGAGGCATTGACCATGTGTTCACTACGCCCCTCAATTACCTCGTACCACGGGAAGCCGTGGCGCAGCGGCGGCGGGAAGGCCAGCGCCGGGCGACCGGCGAGCAGGCGTCGGAACAGCACCGACTTCTCGATCTCCATATCCGACAGGGTGAAACCTTCCTTGTGGGTGATCTGTCCCCAGGAAAAAGCGGCTCGAATTAGTTGTTTTTCTCGGTCTGAAAAGCTCATGGTTGCGCCGAATAGGGAGTGCAAAGCGGAACCTTACCACTGTGCGTGCCGGCGTGCTAATTCAGCCGCCGGTGCTGGCGCGCGAATGGCGGCAAGACCGGCAAAAATTGATAGACTGGCGCCAGTTCATTGATAGAAGTGGAAGGGAGGCGGCAACATGGAATGGATGCGACGGCTGCTCGTAGGGGCGATTTTGTCGGTTGCCGCGGCAGGGGCTCTCAGTGCGCCCGCGGCGAAGTCCTGTTATCTGGATGGCTGGGGAGAGGCGCTACGCTGCTACCGGGTAGCTGTAGGCAGCGGTGATGCTCGCAGTGAACTGGCGGTGATGGTAGCGCCGGCTGTCAGCGGCAGCGGCCGCACGCCGCTGTACCTGCTGGCCGGCGGGCCGGGGCAGGCCGCCAGCGACCTGGCGCCGCTGCTGAACGCCTTCGGCAAAATTCACCGCGAACGCGACATCGTGCTGGTGGACCGCCGCGGGGCCGGCCGCTCCGGTGCCTTCCGCTGCGGCTTGGGAGTCGATATGCCCGCGGACCTGCAGCGCTTGTCCGCGCAGCTGGCCAAGTGCTACCTGCAGCAGCCGGATTTTGCCGAAACCCTTAACAGTCGCCAGGCGGTCGAGGATCTGGAGCGGGTGCGCCGCGCGCTTGGCCACCAGCGTATCGACCTGTGGGGCGGCTCCTGGGGCACGCGCACGGCACTGCTGTACCAGCAGTGGTATCCGGATTCCCTGCACGCGCTGGTGCTCGACGGCGTGGCGCCGATCCAGAGCAAGGTATTTCTCGCCGCCGGCGCCGCCGAGCATGCACTGCAGCAGCTGGCCGACGACTGCGCCGCCGATAGCGAATGCGCCGATTTCGGTGACTGGAAAAGCGAATTGAACCAGCTGTTACACAACTGGGATGCGTCGCGCGCGCGCAGTTTCCCCGATCCACTGACCGGTGCCCCCGCGGCGGAGCCGATGCCGCGCTGGGCGCTGGCCAACGCCATCCGCTCGGCGCTCTACGATCCCGCGGCGGCGGCGCAACTGCCCTATGTGGTGGATCAGGCCCACCGCGGCAACCTGGTGCCCCTGTCCGGGCTGACCGGGCTGTTCGCGCAGAACTCCACCGGTATGGCCATGGGACTCACCTTTTCCGTCGCCTGTGCCGAAGAATTAAACCGGATTACGCCCGCGGAAGTGGCGCGCGACAGTGCCGGCACATTTCTCGGCACAGCGTTTTTCAATCTGTTTGCCAGCGGCTGTAAATCCTGGCCGGTGAAGGCCAAACCCTATGCGGTACCGCAGCCGCGCCAGCAGCCGGTGCTGTTGATTTCCGGTTCTGCCGATCCGATTACGCCACCGCGTTATGCCGAGCAGTCGCTCGGCTACCTGGACCACAAGCAGCACCTGGTGGTGGCCGGTGGTGGCCATATCAATTCGCGCCGTGGCTGTCTCCCGGATCTGATCGCGCGCTTCCTCGACGCGCCGGGCGAGCCGCTGGAGACACGATGTGTCGCCGATATCCGGCGGCCGCCGTTTATGGTCGCCGCGTACGGGCCGGCGCTGGGCACTGCGCTGCCGTCCACGCAAGAAGGAGATCAACCGTGATCCGAATGGAATCGGTCTGTAAGAGTTTCGACGGCCGCGCGGTGCTGCGCGACCTGTCCTTTGACGTGCCCGCCGGGCGCATCACGGCGCTACTGGGCGCCAATGGGGCGGGCAAGACCAGTTGCCTGCGTATCGTCACCGGCCTGCTGCGCGCCGACAGCGGCCGCGTGCTGCTGGGTGAAATCGATGTGGGTCGCGAGCCGCTGGCCGCGCGGCGCCGCCTCGGCGTCGTGGGTGACAGAGAGGGACTCTACGAGCGACTCACGGTGGCCGAATACCTGGAACTGTTTGCGCGCATGCAGGGGCTGCGCGGGCCGGCATTGGCGCAAGCCCTGCACGCGGTGCGCGACGAGCTGGAGCTGGGTGAGTTGTGGCAGCGGCGCACCCGCGGTTTTTCCCAAGGCGAACGAATGAAGGTCTGTCTGGCGCGGGCGCTGGTACACCGTCCGCCGTACCTGGTCCTCGATGAACCCACCCGTGGACTCGATGTGCTTGCCGCGCGCCTGCTGCGCAGGACCCTGCGGCGCCTGCGCGAGGACGGGGTGACGATCCTGTTTTCCAGCCATGTGATGTCCGAGGTGGCGGAACTGTCCGACCGGGTACTGGTGATGGCCGGTGGCCGGATTGTCGGCGGCGGTGCGCCCGCGGAGCTCCTGGCGACAACCGGCAGCAGTAACCTCGAAGACAGTTTTGTCGCGCTTGCCTATGGCGAACAGCAGCCGACCGCGGAGGAAACAGCATGATGAAGGCAGTATTCAGTGGGGAGATGGCGGCACTGCTGCACAAGGAAATGCTCGAGACCTGGCGCGATCGGCGCGCGCTGCTGATGGCGGTGTGTATTTCATTACTGTGTCCGGTGCTGCTGGCCGGCTCGATGATTTTCCTGGTCAAAATGCACAGCGAGGAAAAGACCCGGCTGGCGCTGCTGGGCGGGGAAAACGCGCCGCTGCTGGCACAGCGGCTGCGTGGTCCGGACCTGCTGGTCGAAGAATTGGCGGCGGGCGAGCCGCGTCAGCTATTGGCCGGCGATTACGATCTGGTGCTGCAAGTGGGCAAGGGTTTCGGCGGTGATTACCGCAGCCTGCGCGCGCCGGAACTGTACCTGTACGTGGACAGCTCCGGCACCGGTGCCGGGCGCGCCGAGCGCCACTTGCAGCAGCGTCTCGGCCAGTTGCAGCAGCTGATTGCCGGCCAGCGACTACTGGCCCGCGGCGTGGCGCCACAGGCGCTGGCACCGTGGAAACTGCAGGTGCGCGATGTGAGCACGCCGTCCAGTCGCGGCGCGCTGATTCTGATGATGGTGCCGGGGCTGGTGTTGCAGATGCTGTTTGTCGCCAGTCTGGCCACTTCCGTGGATACTTCCGCTGGCGAGCGCGAGCGCCTGAGCCTGGAAACCCTGCTGCTACAACCGCTGCCCGGGTGGCAGGTGATTGCCGCCAAGACACTGGCGGTCGCCAGTATGGGCTGGTTCGGGGCACTGCTGTCGGTCACCGCGCTGGTGACGCTGCTGCCGCTGATGCCGCTGGCGGAGCTGGGGATCCAGCAGGCCACGACCCCCGCGGGTGTCATCACCATGATCCTGCTGTTGCTGCCGCTGGCGCTGCTGGTGGCGGTAGTGCAAATCCTGCTGGCGCTGCGCTCGCAGTCGTTCAAGGATGCGCAGACGCAAATGAGTATTTTGCAGCTGGCACCACTCATACTATTGATGTTGCTGGGCATGTCGCAGGTGCAGCTCGATAATCAGTACTGGCAGCTGGTGCCATTGGTGGCCCAGCAGCAGTGGCTGAAAGCGCTGCTGGTGGGCGATCCGGTGTCGCTGCCGTGGATCGTGGCCGGCTCCCTGGCCACGCTGCTGCCGGCGGTCCTGGCAGTTGCGGTCGGCGCCCGCGCGTTGCGGCGCGAGCGGCTGTTGAATGCGGTTTGAGTGGGCTGGAGAACAATTTGAACGCGGATGACAAGATGACGGGCGATGTGCGCGAAGGCGTGCTGACCATCGACCTGCAGGCACTGGGCGACAACTACCTGGCGCTGTGCGACAAGCTCGCCGGCGGCGCCCGCTGCGGTGCGGTGGTCAAGGCTGATGCCTATGGCCTGGGTATGGCGCGGGTGGCGCCGGCACTGTACAAGCGCGGTTGCCGCGACTTTTTTGTGGCCACCGAAGGCGAGGGCGAGACCCTGCGCCAGCTGCTCGGTGACGATGTGCGCATTGTGGTGCTGACCGGTGTGCGCCCGGGCTGCGAAGCCGACTGCGCTACCAGCGGGCTGGTACCGACACTGTTCACCCTCGGGCAGGTGCGCGCCTGGGCCGAGGCCTGTGCACGCCGGGGGGACGCCGCGCCCTGCGCCGTGAAAGTGGACTCGGGCATGACGCGCCTGGGCATGACCGGGGAAGAGTTTGACCAGCTGCTCGCCGACCGCGAGCTGCTGCGCGCGGCCAATATCGAACTGATGCTGAGTCATCTCGCCTGTGCCGACGAGCCGTCGCACCCGCAAAACGCCGCCCAGTTGCAGCGCTTCCGCCGTGCCGGCGAGCGACTGCGGGCACAGTGCCCGCAGGTACAGCTGAGTCTCGCCAACTCCTCGGGCATTTTTCTGGGGGCGGAATACCATTTTGATGTTACACGACCGGGGTCGGCGCTCTACGGGATTAATCCCGTCCCCGGCAGCGACAACCCGATGCGCCCGGTGGTGGAACTGCGCCTGCCGGTGATCCAGAAGCGCTATGTGTCCGCCGACTGTGCGGTCGGTTACGGCGCCACTGCCCAGGTGCCTGCCGGCAGCTGGCTGGCAGTGGCCCGCGGCGGTTATGCCGACGGCATACTGCGCACCCAGAGCGGCCGCGGTTGCGGCTGGGGTGCCGGCCGGCGACTGCCGATGGTGGGCAGGGTGTCGATGGACTCCACCGTGTTCGATATCAGCGCGCTCGACGCCACCGAGCGCGAGGCGCTGGAGAGTATTCAGGTGCTCAATGGTGAGCTCACCGTGGATGAAGTGGGTGCTTACGCCGGGACCATCGGCTATGAAATCCTCACCAGCCTCGGTCGCCGTTATTACCGCCGCTATTTAGGAAGCTGAATTTGTCTACTCCGTCTGCCAACAACCCTCTCGAAGCGCTGCGCCCGGTGCTGGAGCTACTCGCCGATGGCGAAGTCCACTCCGGCCAGGCACTCGGTACCGCCCTCGGTGTCAGCCGTGCCGCGGTGTGGAAGCAGCTGCAGAAACTCGAACAGTTCGGGCTGGCGCTGGAATCGGTCAAGGGTCGCGGCTACCGCCTGCCGGGCGGTCTCAATCTGCTCGATGCGGCCGCCATCGAGACCGGCCTCAGTGCCGCAGCAACGTCGTTGCTGGGGGAGCTGGTGGTGGCCGACCGGGTGGACTCTACCAATGCGCAGCTGCTCGGCCTGCTCGAGCGCGGCGGCGGCCACGGTGTTGCCATGTTTGCCGAACAGCAGACCGCCGGGCGCGGCCGGCGCGGGCGCAGCTGGGTCAGTCCGTTCAGCGGTGGCATTAACCTGTCGATCGGCTGGCAGTTCAGCGGCGGCGTGCAGTTGCTGGAGGGCCTCAGCCTGGCGGTGGGGGTGGCACTGGCGCGCGCGCTGGCGGAGTTCGAGGTGCCGGACGTGCGCCTCAAGTGGCCCAACGATGTCTGGTGCCGCGGGCGCAAGCTGGCCGGCGTACTGCTGGAGCTGTCCGGTGACCTCACCGACCGCTGCGCCGTGGTAGTGGGTGTCGGCGTCAACGTGGGCCTGCCGCAGGGCGCGGCGGCGGCCATCGACCAGCCGTGGATCGACTTGAACAGCGTCTGTGCGGGTATCGATCGCAACCGCCTCGCAGCGGCCATGCTGAACCAGTTGCTGCCGCTGCTGGACTCTTACCCCGAGTGCGGATTCGCCGCATATCGCGATGCCTGGCAGGATCTGGATCAGTTCGCCGGCCGGCCCGTGTGTCTGCGCTCGGCGCAGCGCGAATGGCGCGGTATCGCCGCCGGCGTCGATAATAGCGGCGCACTGCTGCTCGAGGTGGATGGCGAGCGCCGCAGCTTTCACGGCGGGGAGATTTCCCTGCGGGGGCAGGAATGAACGCGGCGGCGGGCGCGCGTATCCTCGAGCTCGATCTGGGCAATACCCGCGGCAAGTGGCGGTTGCTGCGCGGAGCGGAGACCGGCGCGCGTGGCAGCCTGACCACCGCCGATCTGCGCGCGGGCCGGCTGCCGGCGGAGTGGGGGGCGCTGCGCCCGCAGCGGGTGCGCGTCGCCAATGTCGCCGGGACGGCGGTGGCAGCGGCGCTCGAACAGGGTCTGCGCGCACAGCTTGATCTGCCGGTGGAGTTTGCTCGGGTAGAATCGCGCTGTGCTGGGGTCAGTTGCGCCTATCGCGATGTGGCGCGGCTGGGGGTGGATCGCTGGTTGGCGGTGCTGGCGGCTTTCCACCGCGAGCCGCGCGCGGCGCTGATTGTCGACTGCGGCAGCGCAGTTACGTTGGATCTGGTGGATAATGGCGGCCGCCACCTGGGTGGCTATATCCTGCCGGGGCTCGACCTGATGCGCCGCGCCCTGTATCAGGACACAGACGCGGTGCAGGTGGCCACATCGCGCGAAACGGCGATGTCGCTGGCGCCGGGGCGGGACACCGCCGCGGCCGTCAACCGCGGCCTGCCGCTGATGGTGCTGGGCGCCATCGAGCGGGCCTATTCGGCGCTGGCGGCGGATATCGGTGCGGCGCCGCGGCTGTGGCTTACCGGCGGCGATGGCGCCTTTATCGCTTCGTTGTGCGCGCTGCCGCACCAGCTGGTTCCCGAGCTGGTTCTGGACGGCCTGGCGCTCACTAATCCCTGATGGGGTGAAAAAGGCCCCTGCTGGCGTTTTTCAATCCGGGGTGGCGGCAGGTTCCGCAGACCCTTCACGACAAATCCGGCGCTGACGCGCTCGATTTGCGTTCCGGCTTCCCGGGCCGGATGAACAGGCTGTTAACCCGGCGGTCACCGCCGAAACCGACACAATTCGATAATCAATTTGCTCTATGCGCTGGATAGTTCTCGCTTTACTGCTCGCCAATCTCGGTTCGTTCGCCTGGTTCCGGATGTCCGACCGGCCCGCGGCCACCATCATTGCCCCGCCGGCAGCGGAAAGTCGCGGCGGCGCGCGAATCCGCCTGTTGAGCGAAGTGCCGGCAGACCAGCTGCCGAAGGCGAAGCCGCCGGCGAAGACCGAGCCGGCGCCGGCCGGCCAGCTGTGCACCATGCTGGGGCCCTTCGAGGAGGAATACCAGGGCGAGGATATCGTGCAACGGCTGAAGGCCCTGCAGGTAAAGGGCGCGCTGCGGGATATCGAAATGGCGGGGCAGATGCGCTACTGGGTGTACCTCGAGCCGATGGCCTCGCGCCGCGAGGCTTTCCGCAAGCTGCGTGCACTGCAGGGGGCGGGGGTCGACAGCTATGTAATACCCAAGGGATCGCTGGCCAACGGTATCTCGTTTGGGATCTTCACCGAGCGCGAGCGCGCCGATGGGCTGGCCGAGGAGCTGCACGCCAAGGGGATCGACGCGCACACCCGCGAGGAGCCGCAGACCTATACGGAGCGCTGGATCGTACTGCCGCCGGGGCAGGTGGATCGTCTTGCCGGGGACTTCTGGTCACAACTGCAGTCTGAGTACCCGGATCTGGATCGCCGCCAAAACCTGTGCAGCGAGCTTGGCGGCGATTGAGCTGCGGCGACCACTGGCGTCCGAACCGTCACCGCGCTGCATTGCCGCGAAGGCGCGCGGCGCAAAAAGACGGTTGCTTGTCGGCATAACATCCCCTAGAATCCCGCCTCCACTGACGGGGCTGCCTTGGCGGTTTCGCGGTGTAAGAGACAGGGCTGGCGTAGCTCAGTTGGTAGAGCAGCTGACTTGTAATCAGCCGGTCGGGGGTTCGACTCCTCTCGCCAGCTCCATTTTGTCTCTTGTGCTTTTTGCTTTAGGTGTCACCGATAAGTCTGTGAATTTGAAGGAAAAAGTGTTGACAGCGAAGTGGTTCGTGTAGAGAATGCACACCGCTTTCGAGCA
This region of Microbulbifer sp. SAOS-129_SWC genomic DNA includes:
- a CDS encoding ATP-binding cassette domain-containing protein; amino-acid sequence: MESVCKSFDGRAVLRDLSFDVPAGRITALLGANGAGKTSCLRIVTGLLRADSGRVLLGEIDVGREPLAARRRLGVVGDREGLYERLTVAEYLELFARMQGLRGPALAQALHAVRDELELGELWQRRTRGFSQGERMKVCLARALVHRPPYLVLDEPTRGLDVLAARLLRRTLRRLREDGVTILFSSHVMSEVAELSDRVLVMAGGRIVGGGAPAELLATTGSSNLEDSFVALAYGEQQPTAEETA
- a CDS encoding alpha/beta hydrolase; translation: MEWMRRLLVGAILSVAAAGALSAPAAKSCYLDGWGEALRCYRVAVGSGDARSELAVMVAPAVSGSGRTPLYLLAGGPGQAASDLAPLLNAFGKIHRERDIVLVDRRGAGRSGAFRCGLGVDMPADLQRLSAQLAKCYLQQPDFAETLNSRQAVEDLERVRRALGHQRIDLWGGSWGTRTALLYQQWYPDSLHALVLDGVAPIQSKVFLAAGAAEHALQQLADDCAADSECADFGDWKSELNQLLHNWDASRARSFPDPLTGAPAAEPMPRWALANAIRSALYDPAAAAQLPYVVDQAHRGNLVPLSGLTGLFAQNSTGMAMGLTFSVACAEELNRITPAEVARDSAGTFLGTAFFNLFASGCKSWPVKAKPYAVPQPRQQPVLLISGSADPITPPRYAEQSLGYLDHKQHLVVAGGGHINSRRGCLPDLIARFLDAPGEPLETRCVADIRRPPFMVAAYGPALGTALPSTQEGDQP
- a CDS encoding type III pantothenate kinase; translated protein: MNAAAGARILELDLGNTRGKWRLLRGAETGARGSLTTADLRAGRLPAEWGALRPQRVRVANVAGTAVAAALEQGLRAQLDLPVEFARVESRCAGVSCAYRDVARLGVDRWLAVLAAFHREPRAALIVDCGSAVTLDLVDNGGRHLGGYILPGLDLMRRALYQDTDAVQVATSRETAMSLAPGRDTAAAVNRGLPLMVLGAIERAYSALAADIGAAPRLWLTGGDGAFIASLCALPHQLVPELVLDGLALTNP
- the birA gene encoding bifunctional biotin--[acetyl-CoA-carboxylase] ligase/biotin operon repressor BirA — encoded protein: MSTPSANNPLEALRPVLELLADGEVHSGQALGTALGVSRAAVWKQLQKLEQFGLALESVKGRGYRLPGGLNLLDAAAIETGLSAAATSLLGELVVADRVDSTNAQLLGLLERGGGHGVAMFAEQQTAGRGRRGRSWVSPFSGGINLSIGWQFSGGVQLLEGLSLAVGVALARALAEFEVPDVRLKWPNDVWCRGRKLAGVLLELSGDLTDRCAVVVGVGVNVGLPQGAAAAIDQPWIDLNSVCAGIDRNRLAAAMLNQLLPLLDSYPECGFAAYRDAWQDLDQFAGRPVCLRSAQREWRGIAAGVDNSGALLLEVDGERRSFHGGEISLRGQE
- a CDS encoding ABC transporter permease: MMKAVFSGEMAALLHKEMLETWRDRRALLMAVCISLLCPVLLAGSMIFLVKMHSEEKTRLALLGGENAPLLAQRLRGPDLLVEELAAGEPRQLLAGDYDLVLQVGKGFGGDYRSLRAPELYLYVDSSGTGAGRAERHLQQRLGQLQQLIAGQRLLARGVAPQALAPWKLQVRDVSTPSSRGALILMMVPGLVLQMLFVASLATSVDTSAGERERLSLETLLLQPLPGWQVIAAKTLAVASMGWFGALLSVTALVTLLPLMPLAELGIQQATTPAGVITMILLLLPLALLVAVVQILLALRSQSFKDAQTQMSILQLAPLILLMLLGMSQVQLDNQYWQLVPLVAQQQWLKALLVGDPVSLPWIVAGSLATLLPAVLAVAVGARALRRERLLNAV
- a CDS encoding aldo/keto reductase, giving the protein MQRIQSSLKPDFSMSRIAMGLWRLAGWQYSAQETVRLLEQLLELGVTTIDLADIYGDYRCETLFGEALKLKPELRKEMEIVSKCGIKLMGSGNDYTLNHYDSSAAHITAAAESSLRNMGIEQMDLLLIHRPDPLMDAEELAAALDALVADGKARAVGVSNFLPHQQRLLQSRLSSPLVVNQIEVSLLHSAPMFDGQLDECQRERVIPMAWSPFAGGGLFTGDSEAALRVRAALQGLATALDMEPQQLALAWLLKHPAAMVPVLGSGRIERLRAAVGALEKPLPREMWFELLRAARGRDVD
- the alr gene encoding alanine racemase, whose protein sequence is MNADDKMTGDVREGVLTIDLQALGDNYLALCDKLAGGARCGAVVKADAYGLGMARVAPALYKRGCRDFFVATEGEGETLRQLLGDDVRIVVLTGVRPGCEADCATSGLVPTLFTLGQVRAWAEACARRGDAAPCAVKVDSGMTRLGMTGEEFDQLLADRELLRAANIELMLSHLACADEPSHPQNAAQLQRFRRAGERLRAQCPQVQLSLANSSGIFLGAEYHFDVTRPGSALYGINPVPGSDNPMRPVVELRLPVIQKRYVSADCAVGYGATAQVPAGSWLAVARGGYADGILRTQSGRGCGWGAGRRLPMVGRVSMDSTVFDISALDATEREALESIQVLNGELTVDEVGAYAGTIGYEILTSLGRRYYRRYLGS